One genomic region from Jiangella sp. DSM 45060 encodes:
- a CDS encoding bifunctional salicylyl-CoA 5-hydroxylase/oxidoreductase — protein sequence MRIAIAGGGPGGLYFAALMKGLDPGHDVTVWERNAPDDTFGFGVVFSDETLGAIEGADPVIHDRMERGFARWTDIDVEVDGHAFTVGGQGFAAMGRKELLAILRERAAELGVTVHYRTPAPGPGELRASYDLVVAADGLNSTIRTKYADVFGPNLDRRANKYIWLGTDLVFEAFQFFVKQTPWGVMQIHGYPYSDQGSTFIVEMHEEVWRRAGFDATEHDDLPPGASDEYAVGRIAEIFADELRGHRVLTNNSKWLNFHTVRNERWYDGNVVLLGDAAHTAHFSIGSGTKLAMEDALALAACLHEQPGVGAALAAYQAERKPVVESTQRAAQASLEWFENIGMYVRQDRAQFVFNLLTRSRRITFGNLRERDPEFAARMEAEFARLHSARSVAPAMFQPVRIGPLELKNRVVVSPMDMYCAEDGRPNEFHLVHLGAKALGGAGLVMTEMVCVSPEGRISPGCTGIWTDEQRDAWRRVTDFVHTRSTAKIGLQLGHSGRKGSTKLMWEGMDEPLDDGNWEVVGPSALPYGDGCHLPREATRADLDQVVADFVAAAERGVAAGFDLIELHAAHGYLLSSFLSPVANRRTDEYGGALPNRLRFPLEVFDAVRRVVPGAIPVTVRISATDWVPGGTTEEDAVEIARAFAEHGAAAIDVSTGQVTKDEKPAFGRSYQTPFADRIRHQVAVPAGVAVIAVGAISSYDDVNSILLAGRADLCALGRAHLYDPQWTLHAAAEQEYRGPGADWPDPWAAGRRRPPTARTDKVPPRLSLLRDGAAGTVHLRWTPNRRDQAEWSR from the coding sequence ATGAGGATCGCGATCGCGGGTGGCGGGCCCGGAGGGCTGTACTTCGCGGCCCTGATGAAGGGCCTCGACCCCGGTCACGACGTGACGGTGTGGGAGCGCAACGCGCCCGACGACACCTTCGGCTTCGGGGTCGTGTTCTCCGACGAGACGCTGGGCGCCATCGAGGGCGCCGACCCCGTCATCCACGACCGCATGGAGCGCGGGTTCGCCCGCTGGACCGACATCGACGTCGAGGTCGACGGCCACGCGTTCACCGTCGGCGGGCAGGGCTTCGCCGCGATGGGCCGCAAGGAGCTGCTGGCGATCCTGCGCGAGCGGGCCGCCGAGCTGGGCGTCACGGTGCACTACCGGACGCCGGCGCCGGGACCGGGCGAGCTGCGGGCGTCGTACGACCTCGTGGTGGCCGCGGACGGGCTCAACTCGACGATCCGCACCAAGTACGCCGACGTCTTCGGGCCGAACCTCGACCGGCGGGCGAACAAGTACATCTGGCTCGGCACCGACCTCGTCTTCGAGGCGTTCCAGTTCTTCGTCAAGCAGACGCCGTGGGGCGTCATGCAGATCCACGGCTACCCCTACTCCGACCAGGGTTCGACGTTCATCGTCGAGATGCACGAGGAGGTGTGGCGCCGGGCCGGCTTCGACGCCACCGAGCACGACGACCTCCCGCCGGGCGCCTCCGACGAGTACGCCGTCGGCCGCATCGCCGAGATCTTCGCGGACGAACTGCGCGGACACCGCGTACTCACCAACAACTCGAAGTGGCTCAATTTCCACACCGTGCGCAACGAGCGCTGGTACGACGGCAACGTCGTGCTGCTCGGCGACGCGGCCCACACGGCGCACTTCTCGATCGGCTCGGGCACGAAGCTGGCCATGGAGGACGCCCTGGCGCTGGCCGCGTGCCTGCACGAGCAGCCCGGCGTCGGCGCGGCGCTGGCGGCGTACCAGGCCGAGCGCAAGCCGGTCGTCGAGTCGACCCAGCGGGCGGCGCAGGCGTCGCTGGAGTGGTTCGAGAACATAGGCATGTACGTCCGCCAGGACCGGGCCCAGTTCGTGTTCAACCTGCTCACGAGGTCGCGCCGCATCACGTTCGGCAACCTCCGGGAACGCGACCCGGAGTTCGCCGCGCGCATGGAGGCCGAGTTCGCGCGGCTCCACTCGGCCCGCTCGGTGGCGCCGGCGATGTTCCAGCCGGTGCGCATCGGCCCGCTGGAGCTGAAGAACCGCGTCGTCGTCTCCCCCATGGACATGTATTGCGCCGAGGACGGCCGGCCGAACGAGTTCCACCTCGTCCACCTGGGCGCGAAGGCGCTCGGCGGCGCCGGACTGGTCATGACCGAGATGGTCTGCGTCTCGCCCGAGGGCCGCATCTCGCCCGGCTGCACAGGCATCTGGACCGACGAGCAGCGCGACGCCTGGCGGCGGGTGACGGACTTCGTCCACACCCGGTCGACCGCCAAGATCGGGCTGCAGCTCGGGCACTCGGGCCGCAAGGGCTCGACCAAGCTGATGTGGGAGGGCATGGACGAGCCGCTCGACGACGGCAACTGGGAGGTCGTCGGCCCGTCGGCGCTGCCGTACGGCGACGGCTGCCACCTGCCGCGCGAGGCGACCCGCGCCGACCTCGACCAGGTCGTGGCCGACTTCGTCGCCGCGGCCGAACGCGGCGTCGCGGCCGGGTTCGACCTGATCGAGCTGCACGCCGCCCACGGCTACCTGCTGAGCTCGTTCCTGTCGCCGGTCGCGAACCGCCGGACCGACGAGTACGGCGGCGCGCTGCCGAACCGGCTGCGCTTCCCGCTCGAGGTGTTCGACGCGGTGCGCCGCGTGGTGCCCGGCGCCATTCCGGTGACGGTCCGCATCTCCGCGACCGACTGGGTGCCCGGCGGCACCACCGAGGAGGACGCCGTCGAGATCGCGCGCGCGTTCGCCGAGCACGGCGCCGCCGCCATCGACGTCTCCACGGGCCAGGTCACCAAGGACGAGAAGCCCGCGTTCGGGCGGTCGTACCAGACGCCGTTCGCCGACCGGATCCGGCACCAGGTCGCCGTCCCCGCGGGCGTCGCCGTCATCGCCGTCGGGGCGATCTCGTCCTACGACGACGTCAACTCGATCCTGCTCGCGGGCCGCGCCGATCTCTGCGCGCTCGGCCGGGCCCACCTCTACGACCCGCAGTGGACGCTGCACGCGGCGGCCGAGCAGGAGTACCGGGGTCCCGGCGCCGACTGGCCGGACCCCTGGGCCGCCGGGCGGCGTCGTCCGCCGACGGCGCGCACCGACAAGGTCCCGCCCCGCCTCTCGCTGCTGCGCGACGGCGCCGCCGGCACCGTCCACCTGCGCTGGACCCCGAACCGGCGCGACCAGGCAGAATGGTCGCGATGA